aagacgATGGTGTTactatcaaaatatttatcttgttCTTTAAAGTTTATCGAAAATTTGGACCGGCCATTCGCATAGTCAATGAGAATGAGAGGAGTCGTAGCAATTCACACATCCTTTTACGGTTTTGAAATtctgtgaaattaggtcttatgcctaactcacaccccaaagttagctcaaagggattgcccaagccttataaggagagtccacccatctcattaatcaccgatgtgggacttttgtcattctttaacaccccacctcacgccagtgcttagcatctggtggccctgctctgataccatgtgaaattaggttttaggcctaactcacaccccaaagctagctcaaagggaggaggattgcccaagccttataaggagtccacccatctcattaatcaccgatgtgggacttttgtcattctttaacaaattcctattataaagaataaatatattaggCAATGACCCGGTGACTTATCAATTGTAGAAATAAGATTTTTGGCAAGCTCGATTAcccttttttagaaaaaaaaactcatatgTTAAACATGTTGCATCATTGAGTGCTAAACATTATCATTAAAGACTAAGCTTATGCCATTAGTCAATAAGGAAAAATCTAACTTATTTTTAGAACGATAAAGATAAATTCAACCCAATTCAATGATAAATTTAAACTAGCTATTCACAGCGACAAGTCAATCGTTTTATCTTTGATATCAAAATACCATTAGAGACTAAACTTCTACCATTGGTTAATAAGGATAAACCTATCTTATTTTTATAACGTTAAAGATAGATTTAACTCGATTACCCTTCTctcataattcaataaaaattttgGACCTTTTCCATACTAACTTTCCCTAGAAGCAAAGTTGCCCCAACTTTTGCATTGGAAAACTTAGTActttgaaaatatcaaaaaagtGAACATATTTGCAAATTTCAAGGGATTAGTTACACATCCCTCGTGGCCAAATACTACATTCATGCTCCTCATGTACGGAAAATTTTGTGTTTCAAGaaaaactatatattaaaaaaaataacttagttATATGTGACATCAAAtctcaatatatattttattggggcttgagaaaattaatttaactacAATTTATAAATTGTCTGcattaaaaaagtaaataaaaaatgtgttcCCTTGGAACTAAACTCAAAACTTTTTTCTTGTTAATACCAAAAATTAGGGTTTAATGTCGGCCATAAACAAAGGTACAACATGACATAATCCTCATTAAACTCTTAATTAATTACAACAAAACTTAACACACGTCAAAATTGTATTCCCAAAAACCTATTACATTTTTATACTTGATATCGGGAATTACTATATTATGATACTATAATGAAGATTCATACAAACTAAAAAGTCGATCCTGACTAGTTTGAGACAGTTATTTTATGGGCGGATGGACTTGTTATGTATGGGACGTCGTCGTCTAACCCAATGATAGTCCATTGTGAAGAAATCAGAAGTGTCTTTCCCTTCAACCCACTCTTGCCTTGTCCCTTTTCTTGCATTTACCATTTCAGCTGCCTCATGTTCTTTACCTAAACACGTATCGCGCAAAATATTAGTcgttttgataaattaaatttgaaatatttcaagctCTAGATAAATGATCATTATTATGTACTCTCTCTGCCTATCTTTAAATGTCAtgacttttatttttagagttaaactatatTCTCTCTGTCCGctattatttgtcatggtttctatttttatagtcaaactataaaaactttgactaatattttaagatgtatttctttatcatattgatatgcaaaaaaatgcaatttatagtactttttatataattttagaatatctaatttttttgtttaaaatatcgaattaatgtgatctaatttaaatttaaaatttagtcaaattgactttcgaaaaagTGCagcatgacaaataaaagtgaacagAGGGAGTAACATATTACAATTAGTGTTAGTTAAGTGAAACGACATTTAATTTGACgaatatattcaaaaattattttaaacgtACTATAGATTGTAATTCTTCTTGCATTAATctgacaaaaaaaatacatcctAAAAATATTGATcgaaatttatataatttaactcGGACGAAGAGAAATGTGACAAATATTATAGGACAGCAGGAGTATTATATTAAGTGAAAAGACTACTAGACATGAAATTATGGAATATCAGCATATCAATGGAAGGTTCGTTAGTTAATTAGTCAATGTAGGAGGattaattcttaaaaatatttgaacttttaggtcatatatatatatatatatgaaaccaattaatatttttatattataagatAACTAAATTATATACATGTACCTGTTAATTGTGCAGTGTTCAATGGTACCAAATTCATTTGATTTCCATTGCTTTTCACCTGCTTCATACAAATGataacatatcatttacatgaaaaaacaaatacatactat
The window above is part of the Solanum pennellii chromosome 5, SPENNV200 genome. Proteins encoded here:
- the LOC107020133 gene encoding uncharacterized protein LOC107020133, with protein sequence MEINKFIPILLLICFTFFMLFPFSHAAPILLDHEGKMTLPTSPRKLKFNEMPNQVKSNGNQMNLVPLNTAQLTGKEHEAAEMVNARKGTRQEWVEGKDTSDFFTMDYHWVRRRRPIHNKSIRP